The Deinococcus detaillensis genome contains a region encoding:
- the hemW gene encoding radical SAM family heme chaperone HemW produces MTQLPMIQLPPVKHLYVHVPFCPSICPYCDFHVLTRRSGQVEAYLAQLEREAAYLAATYPTDLETVYLGGGTPSFLRDDELAQLTQTIRRHLGWGRLENTLEVNPGTVSASRAQHWRSLGFDRASVGVQSLDDPTLKFLGRQHDAEQASSAVELLAAAGFRVSGDLITAVAGQPLERDIAGLLALGVGHVSAYTLTIEPGTPFARRGVKVNEDDEQMGFERTAELLTDAGLERYEISNYARPGEQSRHNSAYWQNRFYLGLGPGAAGHYPTQQAGLRAERRTNPHLHDWLAHDFAAGPAAESEAVDAEEHVTDALFMGLRTRAGVDLAALSLSSGLEVTQRYAGPLERNLKAGLLTLDGAVLRATARGWWLLNKVLGDFVNG; encoded by the coding sequence ATGACCCAGTTGCCGATGATCCAGTTGCCGCCCGTCAAGCACCTGTATGTGCATGTGCCGTTTTGCCCCAGCATTTGCCCGTACTGCGATTTTCATGTGCTGACGCGCCGCAGCGGGCAAGTCGAAGCCTACCTGGCGCAGCTTGAGCGCGAGGCGGCGTATCTGGCGGCGACCTATCCCACCGATTTGGAGACGGTCTACCTCGGCGGCGGCACGCCCAGTTTTCTCAGGGACGACGAACTCGCCCAGCTGACCCAGACCATTCGCCGTCATCTGGGCTGGGGACGCTTGGAAAACACCTTGGAAGTCAATCCCGGCACCGTTTCAGCCTCCAGGGCACAGCACTGGCGCAGCCTTGGCTTTGACCGCGCTTCGGTGGGCGTCCAGAGCTTGGACGATCCGACCCTCAAATTTCTGGGCCGTCAGCACGACGCAGAGCAGGCCAGCAGCGCGGTGGAGTTGCTGGCAGCGGCGGGGTTCCGGGTCAGCGGTGATCTGATCACGGCGGTGGCGGGGCAGCCCCTAGAGCGTGACATCGCTGGACTCTTGGCGCTGGGGGTGGGGCACGTCAGCGCGTATACCCTCACCATCGAACCCGGTACGCCGTTTGCCCGCCGGGGTGTCAAGGTCAACGAGGATGACGAGCAGATGGGATTTGAGCGCACCGCCGAGCTGCTGACCGATGCGGGGCTGGAGCGCTACGAGATCAGCAATTACGCCCGCCCGGGCGAGCAGTCGCGCCACAACAGCGCTTACTGGCAAAACCGTTTTTATCTGGGGCTGGGGCCGGGCGCGGCGGGCCATTACCCCACCCAGCAGGCCGGACTGAGGGCCGAGCGGCGCACCAATCCGCACCTCCACGACTGGCTGGCCCACGACTTTGCGGCGGGGCCAGCCGCCGAATCAGAAGCGGTAGACGCCGAGGAGCACGTCACCGACGCTCTGTTCATGGGTCTGCGAACCCGTGCTGGCGTGGACTTGGCCGCCTTGTCGCTCTCCAGCGGCTTAGAGGTGACCCAGCGCTACGCAGGGCCGCTGGAGCGCAACCTCAAAGCGGG
- a CDS encoding biotin--[acetyl-CoA-carboxylase] ligase has translation MLEQPETSWPPLLSVLTEQPHPLNQLAAQLNLSLAQLGGQAGELQHLGVPLERSAAGLALATGTPTVQALRAAGFAGAYRYLPQVGSTQDEVRRWADDAAGPAPAGAVVLAEQQLAGRGRRGRTWAAQRQRGSALLFSVLLRPEPSTELALWPLAAGVALREACLSVLPPGSILPGLKWPNDLITPDGRKLAGILLEVGVRGSAAQRAVLGIGINVTVAPELPAADSGRSAACLADLLPPQTTFAFNRAELLATVLASLTVWLSAPRHTVLAAWRSASFTLGKDVRVQTSGGPVSGRALDLSDQGELLVQVGAGQILTIGAGDVELIGALR, from the coding sequence GTGCTCGAACAGCCTGAAACTTCATGGCCGCCGCTCCTGAGCGTCCTCACCGAGCAGCCGCACCCCCTCAATCAACTGGCCGCGCAACTCAACCTCAGCTTGGCCCAACTTGGGGGGCAAGCGGGCGAGCTGCAACATCTGGGCGTGCCACTTGAGCGCTCGGCGGCGGGCTTGGCACTGGCGACCGGCACACCGACGGTGCAGGCGCTGCGGGCGGCGGGCTTCGCGGGCGCTTACCGCTACTTGCCGCAGGTCGGCAGCACCCAAGACGAAGTGCGGCGCTGGGCGGACGACGCGGCTGGGCCGGCTCCGGCGGGCGCGGTGGTGCTGGCCGAGCAGCAACTCGCCGGACGTGGGCGGCGCGGGCGAACCTGGGCGGCGCAGCGGCAACGGGGAAGCGCCCTGCTTTTTAGTGTGCTGCTGCGGCCTGAGCCCTCAACCGAGCTGGCGCTGTGGCCGCTGGCGGCGGGGGTGGCGCTGCGGGAAGCTTGCCTGAGCGTGTTGCCGCCCGGCTCGATTTTGCCGGGCCTCAAATGGCCCAACGACCTCATCACGCCGGATGGCCGCAAGCTGGCAGGCATTTTGCTGGAAGTGGGCGTGCGCGGCAGCGCGGCGCAGCGGGCGGTGCTGGGCATAGGGATAAACGTCACGGTGGCCCCCGAGTTGCCGGCGGCGGATTCGGGCCGCTCGGCGGCGTGCTTGGCCGATTTGCTGCCGCCGCAGACAACTTTTGCCTTCAACCGCGCCGAGCTGCTGGCCACCGTGCTGGCTTCGCTCACAGTTTGGCTCAGCGCTCCCAGGCACACCGTCTTGGCCGCGTGGCGCAGTGCCAGTTTCACGCTGGGCAAAGACGTGCGGGTGCAGACCTCCGGCGGGCCAGTCAGCGGACGGGCGCTGGACCTGAGCGATCAGGGCGAACTGCTGGTGCAAGTCGGCGCGGGCCAGATCCTGACCATCGGCGCGGGGGATGTGGAACTGATCGGTGCGCTCCGCTAG
- a CDS encoding phosphoribosylanthranilate isomerase has translation MSFARTRVKICGTTNLSDALSAAEAGADAIGLIFAPVSKRRIDAAAARQISLAVEPSVGRVGVFLDQSSEEVLRLADATRLSAVQIHDRYSSAEWAELASFYPVVRVVRPADLGQIDVPALGSSITLMLDAPQPGSGQPLDWPALAPAFPAGAWLAGGLGPSNVAQAISALRPAGVDAVSALEVRPGHKDPALVRAFVEAVRRADGPSQR, from the coding sequence ATGTCTTTTGCCCGCACCCGCGTCAAAATCTGTGGCACCACCAATCTCAGTGACGCTTTAAGCGCGGCTGAGGCGGGCGCGGACGCCATCGGACTGATTTTTGCGCCAGTCAGCAAGCGGCGCATTGACGCGGCGGCGGCGCGGCAGATTTCGCTGGCGGTGGAGCCGAGCGTGGGGCGGGTGGGCGTCTTTTTGGATCAAAGCTCGGAAGAGGTGCTGCGCCTCGCCGACGCTACCCGCTTGTCCGCCGTGCAGATTCATGACCGCTACAGCAGCGCTGAGTGGGCAGAATTGGCGAGCTTTTACCCGGTGGTGCGGGTGGTGCGCCCCGCCGACTTGGGTCAGATCGATGTCCCCGCACTCGGCAGCTCCATCACGCTGATGTTGGACGCTCCGCAGCCGGGCAGCGGGCAGCCGCTCGACTGGCCCGCGCTGGCCCCCGCATTTCCGGCGGGCGCTTGGCTGGCGGGCGGTTTGGGGCCGAGCAACGTGGCGCAGGCCATCAGCGCTCTGCGTCCGGCTGGGGTGGACGCAGTCAGCGCTTTAGAAGTTCGCCCCGGTCATAAAGACCCGGCTCTGGTACGGGCTTTCGTGGAAGCGGTGCGCCGAGCTGACGGCCCGAGTCAGCGCTGA
- a CDS encoding biotin transporter BioY, with protein MTQPTYPTLSNVAVSQPGLIRSAALVLGGAALVAVCAQISIPMYPVPLTLQTLAVLLVGAALGSRKGVAAMLTYLAAGAAGLPVFAGGGASLLSAKTGHLTPTLGYLLGFVLAAGLVGLLVERFAADRTPLGTALAMLAGNAVIYIPGLLLLGILTGLKGQGLLAAGLTPFLLGDVIKLALGAALLPGAWALLRRR; from the coding sequence ATGACCCAGCCTACTTATCCCACTTTATCCAACGTCGCCGTCTCTCAACCCGGCCTGATCCGCAGCGCCGCGCTCGTGCTCGGCGGCGCGGCGCTGGTGGCCGTCTGCGCCCAGATCAGCATTCCGATGTATCCGGTGCCGCTGACCTTGCAAACGCTGGCGGTGCTGCTGGTCGGTGCAGCGCTCGGCAGCCGCAAAGGAGTCGCCGCGATGCTGACCTACTTGGCAGCGGGCGCGGCGGGCCTTCCCGTCTTCGCGGGCGGGGGTGCGTCGCTGCTGAGCGCCAAAACCGGACACCTGACGCCCACGCTGGGCTACCTGCTCGGCTTCGTGCTGGCGGCGGGCTTGGTGGGATTGTTGGTGGAGCGCTTCGCCGCTGACCGTACCCCGCTCGGCACTGCGCTGGCGATGCTGGCGGGCAACGCGGTGATTTATATTCCGGGCTTGCTGCTGCTCGGTATCCTGACCGGCCTCAAAGGGCAAGGCCTGCTGGCGGCGGGCTTGACGCCATTTTTGCTGGGCGACGTCATCAAATTGGCGCTGGGCGCGGCGCTGCTGCCGGGCGCTTGGGCACTTTTGCGACGCCGCTGA
- a CDS encoding VOC family protein: protein MTASSALAAPYLSGLTLDHIAVATPDLDSGSAAYLALNLRPEGPDEDVPGQGVRVRAFEIGGSLIELLMPTRESSPIATFLAKRGAGLHHLAFRVSDLAAEMQRLSTLGAVFISAEPQAGRAGTRVAFLHPKWSGGTLIELVEHPAERGE from the coding sequence ATGACTGCTTCAAGCGCCCTCGCCGCTCCTTATCTCAGCGGCCTGACTTTAGACCACATCGCGGTGGCCACGCCCGACTTAGACAGCGGCAGCGCGGCTTACTTGGCGCTCAACTTGCGCCCGGAAGGGCCAGACGAAGACGTGCCGGGACAGGGGGTGCGGGTGCGGGCCTTTGAGATCGGCGGCAGCTTGATCGAACTGCTGATGCCCACCCGTGAGAGCAGTCCCATCGCCACTTTTTTGGCCAAGCGCGGCGCGGGCCTGCATCATCTGGCCTTCCGGGTCAGTGACTTGGCAGCCGAAATGCAGCGGCTCTCGACGTTGGGCGCGGTCTTTATCAGCGCAGAGCCCCAAGCCGGACGCGCCGGAACGCGGGTGGCCTTTTTGCACCCCAAATGGAGCGGCGGCACCCTCATCGAGCTGGTGGAGCATCCGGCGGAGCGGGGCGAGTGA
- a CDS encoding metallophosphoesterase family protein, translated as MRLLLISDIHANYTALEAVLNDAQGRNFSHVVHLGDALGYGPHPREVLEALRTLDAVCMMGNHDQMLLDRADGLNMRVSIVSQALAWQLERLSERDLGWIRSWRDGMDDPVIGARYRHGSPTSLDDYTDSVTAAREAFSGWHGRLAFVGHTHHPAVYATLNAPVGEWIKHQAFVQGGSYMVPPSARVILNPGSVGQPRDGNPQASYAIFDSARNNFQVFRVDYDIAQVQADVNAAGLPEVLGARLFLGK; from the coding sequence GTGCGGCTGCTGTTGATTTCCGATATTCATGCCAACTACACCGCGCTTGAAGCCGTGTTAAACGATGCTCAAGGCCGTAATTTCAGTCACGTTGTTCATCTGGGCGACGCGCTGGGGTACGGCCCGCATCCCCGCGAGGTGCTGGAAGCGCTCAGAACACTCGACGCCGTGTGCATGATGGGCAACCACGACCAGATGTTGCTCGACCGCGCCGACGGTCTCAATATGCGGGTCAGTATCGTGTCGCAGGCGCTGGCGTGGCAGCTCGAACGCCTCTCCGAGCGCGATTTGGGCTGGATTCGCAGTTGGCGCGACGGCATGGACGATCCGGTCATCGGCGCACGCTACCGCCACGGCAGCCCCACCAGCTTGGACGACTACACCGATTCGGTGACGGCAGCGAGAGAAGCCTTTTCGGGGTGGCACGGGCGGCTGGCTTTTGTCGGGCACACCCACCACCCCGCCGTCTACGCCACCCTCAATGCGCCGGTGGGCGAGTGGATCAAGCACCAGGCTTTCGTGCAGGGCGGCAGTTACATGGTGCCCCCCAGCGCCAGAGTGATTTTGAATCCCGGCTCGGTGGGCCAGCCCCGCGACGGCAATCCGCAGGCCAGCTACGCCATTTTCGATAGCGCCCGCAATAACTTCCAGGTGTTCCGGGTCGATTACGACATCGCTCAGGTGCAGGCCGACGTGAACGCGGCGGGCCTGCCGGAAGTGCTGGGCGCTCGATTGTTTTTGGGCAAATGA
- a CDS encoding VanZ family protein has translation MTAPLSPAPHPPANRLWWLPTLALMAVIWVLSSRADPIGIPLPHPLDWAAHFVSYAALGFCAARASGSWTLGWVLAAWFGAFDEVHQAFVPGREAGISDWWFDLLGAALGSRLTLGRVRALPKAERSQG, from the coding sequence GTGACGGCTCCTCTCTCCCCTGCCCCGCATCCGCCCGCCAACCGCCTCTGGTGGCTGCCCACGCTGGCACTGATGGCCGTGATCTGGGTGCTGAGCAGCCGCGCCGACCCCATCGGCATTCCCTTGCCGCACCCGCTCGACTGGGCCGCTCACTTTGTCAGCTACGCCGCGCTGGGGTTTTGCGCCGCCCGCGCCAGCGGTTCGTGGACGCTGGGCTGGGTGCTGGCGGCTTGGTTCGGGGCCTTTGATGAAGTTCACCAGGCCTTCGTGCCGGGGCGCGAGGCGGGCATCAGCGATTGGTGGTTTGATCTGCTGGGCGCGGCACTGGGCAGCCGCCTGACGCTGGGCAGGGTAAGGGCGCTGCCGAAAGCTGAGCGGAGTCAGGGCTGA
- a CDS encoding DNA polymerase III yields MTLAPPRLPRLPDAHAALLPPLAQTQSNAWLLTGPARVGKRALASVVAALHNCAQRGPQEAPCGECASCRAAALGLHPDVLVLAPRTITSTGKAARRKIIPIGAVLASRDRDKDYEQHVYEFLEVRPTYRRRVVIIDGAEHLNAETANALLKLIEEPPHRALFVLLAEDVRSVLPTLVSRSSRLGVPPAPQSDLAKYLQQEGCAVDAELLAFAAGRAGLLSDVEAVRSALSDARTLTDAVREGLWPAFEAAAALEKTFSAALHPEALRFVWQPEAGAVRAAADTALEALQGALEAYANPGLSFQVFALSLRQAFGAA; encoded by the coding sequence ATGACGCTCGCCCCGCCCCGTTTGCCGCGCCTGCCGGACGCGCACGCGGCTTTGCTGCCTCCGCTCGCGCAGACGCAGAGCAATGCTTGGCTGCTGACCGGCCCGGCGCGGGTGGGCAAGCGGGCGCTGGCCAGCGTGGTGGCGGCGCTGCACAACTGCGCTCAGCGGGGGCCTCAGGAAGCGCCGTGCGGCGAGTGCGCTTCGTGCCGCGCCGCCGCACTGGGCCTTCACCCCGACGTGCTGGTGCTGGCTCCGCGCACCATCACCAGCACCGGCAAAGCTGCCCGGCGCAAAATCATTCCGATCGGCGCGGTGCTGGCCTCGCGTGACCGCGACAAAGACTACGAGCAGCACGTCTACGAGTTTTTGGAAGTGCGTCCCACTTACCGGCGGCGGGTCGTCATCATTGACGGTGCCGAGCACCTCAACGCAGAAACCGCCAATGCCCTGCTCAAACTGATCGAGGAACCGCCGCACCGCGCCCTGTTCGTGCTGCTGGCCGAGGACGTGCGATCGGTGTTGCCCACGTTAGTGAGCCGCTCCAGCCGCCTCGGTGTGCCGCCCGCGCCGCAGAGCGATTTGGCAAAGTACTTGCAGCAAGAAGGCTGCGCGGTTGACGCCGAACTGCTGGCCTTCGCTGCTGGCCGCGCCGGACTGCTCAGCGATGTGGAAGCGGTGCGTTCGGCGCTCTCCGATGCCCGCACCCTCACAGACGCGGTGCGGGAAGGACTGTGGCCCGCTTTTGAGGCCGCCGCCGCGCTGGAAAAAACCTTCTCGGCAGCGCTTCATCCCGAAGCGCTGCGCTTCGTTTGGCAGCCCGAGGCGGGCGCAGTGCGGGCGGCGGCAGACACGGCCCTCGAAGCCCTACAAGGAGCGCTGGAAGCTTACGCCAATCCGGGCCTGAGTTTTCAGGTGTTCGCGTTGTCGCTGCGCCAGGCCTTCGGCGCGGCCTGA